GTCTGGCACTGGTGTCCGCGATTTTGTTTCTCGGCGTCCTCAGCCTCCTGGTCTACCAGATCACCCAGGGCATCAAGTAACGCCTCTCGGTCGTTGGATGGGTGCAGCAACCGGCTCTGAAGACCTCACGCTGCCACGTGCAGCGTCACCTCTCGCCGCCTGAGCATCCCAGAGGATGCATGACCCGATTGCAATCCCGCGCGCAGCAGCCGTATCATCGCGCATGCTCGTTCAACTGAGTCACCCGAACCGACAAGTCGAAATCAAAGGACCGAAACGCACCAAGGACCTGCTGCGAGAACTCAATCTCGTCATGGAGGCGCATCTGGTCATACGGGGTGATGAACTCGTCACGGAAGATGAGGTCCTGGCCGACGGCGACCAGGTTGAAATCAGGCCAGTCATTTCCGGCGGATAGCTCGCAGCGATCAACGATCGGCTGGCCGTTCCCAAAACATCGTGCACCGACTCCTCCCTCTTGCGGAATCCTGACAACCGACGGCCGAAAGCCTGGAACACCATGAACTGCACTAAATGCCCGACCAGTACGCGCGCGGTGATCGGTCTCCCGCGCCACAATGCCGCCTTTTGCAAAGCCTGTTTCGTCACGTTTGTCCACGAACAGGTCGCCCGCGCGGTCAAATCGTTCAAAATGTTTACGCCTGGAGATCGCATTCTCGTGGCAGTATCCGGCGGCAAGGACAGCCTGGCCCTCTGGCACATTCTCCTCACGCTCGGCTATCGCGCCGACGCACTGTATGTCAATCTCGGCATCGGCAGCTATTCCGAAGAGTCACACCGGAAAGTGCAACACTATGCCGACACCGTCGCTGCCTCGCATGGCGCGAAACTCCTGGTGCATGTGGTGGAGCAGGAAGCCGGGGCCGGCATTCGGGAGTTGGCCACGATTCTCCATCGGCCCACGTGTTCAACCTGTGGAACCATCAAGCGCTATCAGTTCAATCGCGCAGCGATCGAACAGGAGTACGATGTGATGGCTACCGGCCACAATCTCGATGACGAAGCCGCGCGGCTTCTGGGAAACGTCCTGCACTGGCAGAACGAGTATCTGGACAAACAGAGCCCCACCCTGCCGGCATCGGTGGAAGGATTTGCCAAGAAGGTGAAACCACTCTGTCGACTCTCAGAGCGAGAAATCGCAGCCTATGCCGTCGTGAATCGTCTCGACTATATCGTCGAAGAATGCCCCATGGCGAAAGGCTCCAAGATGATTCTGTACAAGGAAGTGCTCAATCGGCTGGAAACCGAATCGCCGGGGACCAAGCAGCGCTTCTACTGGGGATTCCTCGACAAGCAAGCCAAGCCTGACGTGCCGACCGAGTCGATGACCGAGAAGGACCAACGCACCCTCGTGCCTTGCGACGCCTGCGGACAACCGACCACCGCCGGCACCTGCACCTATTGCAAGATGATGGCGAAGGCCAAATCCGCCATGCCACGCTAAGTGCCTGCCAACCCGCGTGAGTTTTGCATCAGCCCCCAGGACTGTGTATAACCTGGGAGGGTGATGCGACGGATCACCTCACCTCAACGCATCCGGCAACCTGCATTCCGGCTCACCGCCGCGCTCCAAGCCCCGCTCGCCCTGCTGCTCATCATGATGGTCGGCCTCAGTGCGGTGAGGCCTGGCGGTGCGCTCGCACAGGCGTCGCAGGCACCTCCGACGCCGGCCCCTGTCACACTACGATTTGTTTCCTGGAAGCCGGACCATCCTCGCGTCTGGGAGGATGCCCTTGCACGATTCACCGCAAGCCATCCTCACATCTCCGTGGTGCGAGAGCTTGCCCCGCACTCCTCAACCGCCTACCACGACCTGCTGACGCAGAAATTGAAGAACGGCGATACCAGTGTCGACGTCTTTTTCATGGATGTGATCTGGGTCCCGGAATTCGCGGCAGCGCGTTGGGCCAGGCCGCTTGACGACAAGTTTCTCCCGGCGGTGCAACAGGCGTTTCTGCCGGCCACCACCGAGGTCGGTCGCTACGAGCAGCATCTCTACGGAGTACCCAGTCGCATCGACGCCGGACTGCTCTACTACCGCAAGGATCTGCTGGCGAAATATGGATTCGCCGCGCCCACCACCTGGGAGGAACTCATTCGCCAGGCCGAAACCATCCTGACCGCCGAACGAACGGTTTCCCCGACACTTCAGGGATATGTCGCGCAATTCAAACAATATGAAGGGCTAGTCTGTAACATGCTGGAGGTCATCGAGGCGCATGGCGGCAGCCTGCTGACCGCAGACGGTAGCCGCTCAGCCTTGTCTGCGGCGCCGGCGCTCGACGCCATCGCCTTCGTCCGCAATCGTCTGATCGGCCGGATCACGTCACGCGCCGCACTCACCTATCAAGAGCCGGAATCACTCTCCCTGTTTCTCCAAGGCCAGGCGATCTTTCACCGGAACTGGCCCTACGCCTGGGAACTCGCGAACAATCCTGCTCGCTCCATCGTTGCCGGACAGGTCGGTGTGGCGCCGCTGCCCGGAACGACCTCCGGCCGGCATGCCGCCGCACTGGGGGGCTGGCTCTATGGCATCAGTGCCTCCTCACAACATCCGGAGGAGGCCTGGGCGCTCATCGAGTTCTTGTCCGGCGAAGCGATGCAGAGACGATTCGCCCAGGAGGCCGGCATTGCACCGTCGCGAACGGCCCTATTTTCCGATCCCGACCTTCTCGCTGCGTCACCGCAACTCCGCAATCATCTGGCGATCCTGCAGGCCGCGACGCCGCGCCCACGCTCCCCGATTTATCCTGCGTTGTCGCATCTGCTGCAGCGGTATTTCAGCCGCGCCCTGGCTGTGCACGATCTGGATCTCCGTCAGGAAGCGGCGATCACCGATGCTCACATCAACCGGCTGCTGGCCCTGACGAGGCTGTCGCAATGACCCCGACCCCACAGTTTGCAAAGTACCGCGAACAATTGGCGGCCTGGTCGATGGTGGCGCCCGCCTTGCTGATCACCGTCACGTTCGCTCTCTACCCGGTCTTCGACTCGTTCTGGCTGAGTCTTCACCATATCTTCATCGGAATACCGCAACTCGGCAGTCAATTCGTCGGCACGGATAACTATCAGGCACTGCTCCGCGATCCGGTGGCACGCCAGGCCTTGCTCGTCACGTTGGGGTTCGTCCTGGTTTCCACGCTGCTGGAACTGGTGTGCGGGCTGATGATCGCATTGGTGATTCACGAACGATTTCGCGGACGAGGCCTCGTGCGGGCGGCGATTCTCATCCCCTGGGCGATTCCCACGGTGGTCGCGTCGCAACTCTGGCGCTACATTTTCAACGATCGGTATGGATTGGCGAACCTGTTGTGGTTCGGCGACCGCGTTACCGACTACGTACCCTGGCTGGCCTATCCAAGCATCGCCTTCGGAATTGTGGTCCTGGCCGACGTGTGGAAAACCGCTTCCTTTGCCGCGCTCCTGATCCTGGCCGGCCTCCAGGTGATTCCAAACGATCTGTACGACGCCGCCCGCGTCGACGGCGCCACGATGTGGCAACGGTTTTGGCACATCACCCTGCCACTGCTGAAACCGGCGTTGTTGCTCGCGCTGCTGTTTCGCACGATGGATGCCTTTCGTGTCTTCGACCTGGTCTTCGTGATGACGCAAGGCGGTCCCGGCGACGCGACGCAGGTCTTGCAATTTTATGGCTATCAGACCCTCTTCACCGAAGGTCGGATCGGCTATGGATCGGCCGTATCGGTTGCGATCTTCCTGATGATTCTGGCCCTGTCGCTGGTCTACCTTCGCGCCATCGGCTCGAGCCTTCTGGAGCGAAAACGAACATGAACCGCCGCATCCTGCTTGGCTCGGGGATCATCGCCGCAGTCGGACTCAGCCTCCTGCCGTTTCTGTGGTTCGTGCTGACCTCGGTGAAGTCTCAAACCGACGTCGAGGCGACGCCGCCCACCTGGTGGCCATCGGGCAATCTGGGATTCTACCGCACCGCCCTCTTCGACCATCACTTATTCGACTACGTACTGAACAGCGTGGTGGTTGCCGGCTCCACCACCCTCCTCGCGTTGCTGCTCGCCATCCCTGCCGCCTATGCGTTGGCACGCCTGACGATCCCCGGCAAACGAGGCGTGCTGGCGATCCTGCTCTGCGTCTCCATGTTCCCGCAAATGGCCATCGCCGGCCCGATTTGGAGATTGCTCGACAGCCTGGGCGGACTCAACCACCGTTGGGGCGTCGTCTTGCCCTATGTCGCGCTGACATTGCCATTGGCGATTTGGATCCTTG
This genomic interval from Nitrospira sp. contains the following:
- a CDS encoding carbohydrate ABC transporter permease yields the protein MNRRILLGSGIIAAVGLSLLPFLWFVLTSVKSQTDVEATPPTWWPSGNLGFYRTALFDHHLFDYVLNSVVVAGSTTLLALLLAIPAAYALARLTIPGKRGVLAILLCVSMFPQMAIAGPIWRLLDSLGGLNHRWGVVLPYVALTLPLAIWILASFFKELPPELEDAARVDGCGTWGTLFRITLPLATPGIFTAAILILIYAWNEFFFALLILTQPEQQTLPVGIALFQGEFTMPWGELAAASVVATLPLIAVVLLCQRWIVSGLSAGAVKG
- a CDS encoding adenine nucleotide alpha hydrolase family protein — encoded protein: MNCTKCPTSTRAVIGLPRHNAAFCKACFVTFVHEQVARAVKSFKMFTPGDRILVAVSGGKDSLALWHILLTLGYRADALYVNLGIGSYSEESHRKVQHYADTVAASHGAKLLVHVVEQEAGAGIRELATILHRPTCSTCGTIKRYQFNRAAIEQEYDVMATGHNLDDEAARLLGNVLHWQNEYLDKQSPTLPASVEGFAKKVKPLCRLSEREIAAYAVVNRLDYIVEECPMAKGSKMILYKEVLNRLETESPGTKQRFYWGFLDKQAKPDVPTESMTEKDQRTLVPCDACGQPTTAGTCTYCKMMAKAKSAMPR
- a CDS encoding MoaD/ThiS family protein: MLVQLSHPNRQVEIKGPKRTKDLLRELNLVMEAHLVIRGDELVTEDEVLADGDQVEIRPVISGG
- a CDS encoding ABC transporter substrate-binding protein; translated protein: MRRITSPQRIRQPAFRLTAALQAPLALLLIMMVGLSAVRPGGALAQASQAPPTPAPVTLRFVSWKPDHPRVWEDALARFTASHPHISVVRELAPHSSTAYHDLLTQKLKNGDTSVDVFFMDVIWVPEFAAARWARPLDDKFLPAVQQAFLPATTEVGRYEQHLYGVPSRIDAGLLYYRKDLLAKYGFAAPTTWEELIRQAETILTAERTVSPTLQGYVAQFKQYEGLVCNMLEVIEAHGGSLLTADGSRSALSAAPALDAIAFVRNRLIGRITSRAALTYQEPESLSLFLQGQAIFHRNWPYAWELANNPARSIVAGQVGVAPLPGTTSGRHAAALGGWLYGISASSQHPEEAWALIEFLSGEAMQRRFAQEAGIAPSRTALFSDPDLLAASPQLRNHLAILQAATPRPRSPIYPALSHLLQRYFSRALAVHDLDLRQEAAITDAHINRLLALTRLSQ
- a CDS encoding sugar ABC transporter permease, whose amino-acid sequence is MTPTPQFAKYREQLAAWSMVAPALLITVTFALYPVFDSFWLSLHHIFIGIPQLGSQFVGTDNYQALLRDPVARQALLVTLGFVLVSTLLELVCGLMIALVIHERFRGRGLVRAAILIPWAIPTVVASQLWRYIFNDRYGLANLLWFGDRVTDYVPWLAYPSIAFGIVVLADVWKTASFAALLILAGLQVIPNDLYDAARVDGATMWQRFWHITLPLLKPALLLALLFRTMDAFRVFDLVFVMTQGGPGDATQVLQFYGYQTLFTEGRIGYGSAVSVAIFLMILALSLVYLRAIGSSLLERKRT